Proteins co-encoded in one Aspergillus luchuensis IFO 4308 DNA, chromosome 6, nearly complete sequence genomic window:
- a CDS encoding urease accessory protein UreD (COG:O;~EggNog:ENOG410PJ2R;~InterPro:IPR002669;~PFAM:PF01774;~go_function: GO:0016151 - nickel cation binding [Evidence IEA];~go_process: GO:0006807 - nitrogen compound metabolic process [Evidence IEA]), which translates to MPIKSPFESSIAKPGHGKVVLSLLPPANPSLTTLTYKYPLKLLTRVPGFVPQNAALSKCPSNPVHLYLLTYGGGLLPGDHISVSITLEAHTRMVVTTPQGSTKIFKTEPISMKGHRSTLKHTLSDKSRQTLDVHVGEGAALCYLPDPAVPYKDSRYEQVQTFTVDGLNKSSLCILDWVTEGRTSRGESWDFHLWRGKNEVWTTTTDGKGAPPKKKLLLRDSLILDDEVDMALLENGVDTCDRSDLLRERTRPHGVVGTLILYGPVFEKLASFIMDRFSSLPRIGARNWASSAPAAMESTPNYDSQVTFTAARVRAGFVLVKFGAKEFATAKDWLGGILREEGTVFREFGEEALFCM; encoded by the coding sequence ATGCCGATAAAGTCTCCCTTTGAGTCCTCCATTGCAAAGCCTGGTCATGGCAAGGtggttctctctctcctcccaccagcaAATCCCTCTCTCACGACCCTCACCTATAAATATCCTCTCAAACTCCTCACTCGTGTCCCCGGCTTCGTTCCGCAGAACGCCGCTCTCTCAAAATGTCCTTCCAACCCCGTCCACCTCTACCTTCTCACCTACGGCGGAGGCCTGCTACCAGGCGACCACATTTCGGTCTCCATTACCCTCGAAGCTCACACCCGTATGGTCGTGACAACACCACAAGGGAGCACCAAGATTTTCAAAACTGAGCCCATCAGTATGAAGGGCCACCGCAGCACTCTCAAACACACTCTCTCCGACAAGAGTCGGCAAACATTAGACGTGCACGTCGGCGAGGGTGCTGCCCTCTGCTATCTGCCAGACCCAGCTGTGCCATACAAGGACAGTCGCTATGAGCAAGTCCAGACCTTCACTGTTGACGGACTAAATAAGAGCAGTCTCTGCATCCTCGACTGGGTGACAGAAGGCCGGACGTCCCGTGGTGAGAGCTGGGACTTCCATCTCTGGCGAGGCAAGAACGAGGTATGGACTACAACAACAGACGGGAAAGGAGCAccgccaaagaagaagctgctgctccgGGACTCGCTCATTCTCGATGACGAGGTTGACATGGCCCTTCTTGAAAACGGAGTGGACACATGCGACCGTAGTGATCTGTTACGGGAGCGTACCCGACCGCACGGGGTCGTGGGGACCTTGATTCTCTACGGGCCAGTCTTTGAAAAGCTCGCGTCTTTCATCATGGACCGGTTCTCCTCGCTACCGAGGATTGGCGCAAGGAATTGGGCCTCCTCGGCGCCGGCCGCTATGGAGTCCACGCCCAACTATGATTCCCAAGTGACATTCACGGCAGCACGGGTGCGTGCCGGGTTTGTACTGGTGAAGTTTGGCGCGAAGGAATTTGCAACGGCCAAGGATTGGCTGGGTGGGATTCTGCGCGAGGAGGGTACGGTGTTCCGCGAGTTCGGTGAGGAAGCGTTATTTTGTATGTGA
- the AIM6_3 gene encoding uncharacterized protein (COG:S;~EggNog:ENOG410PITV;~InterPro:IPR017946;~TransMembrane:1 (i122-150o);~go_function: GO:0008081 - phosphoric diester hydrolase activity [Evidence IEA];~go_process: GO:0006629 - lipid metabolic process [Evidence IEA]), which produces MASSSPSAYPHSTFSNHDDKSQLDRFPLDKDFETSTALNDSAYDADVEASQFYAKRPRSGRMRGIVALIAAYLSPREKQKKHHRQPADARPLLASANNATPTTAWHSSSRQYQRIKSLSRCLCYPLLGLLVMLGVVQFISIACSIAVSFFPDEFDRAIERWRHSDQRSPSADILHWPTDISRDIVPVGCHSHNDYWRPVPLFSALQAGCTGVEADVWLVEDDLYVGHTMSALTPQRTLRNLYINPLLRILELQNPITDLHPQRDSPPQGVFDMDPSQTLILLIDFKTDGQETWNYVHAQLAPLRERGYLSFFNGTDIIPGPITVVGTGNTPFNLVTANTTYRDIFFDAPLDKLVDDNITAEDYNNDDDVSLSNLPEATKDTGIATRATKNVGQGLSGISDADIGPDTFDWTNSYYASVSFKKSIGMPWSFRLSQRQVDQIRAQIRAAHRHGLKVRYWGVPAWPRSLRNHLWSLLVREGIDYLNVDDLRSATRQDWRPRISDWWS; this is translated from the exons ATGGCCTCTTCGTCTCCCTCGGCCTACCCTCattccaccttctccaatcACGACGATAAAAGTCAATTGGACCGGTTCCCACTCGATAAGGATTTTGAGACGAGCACTGCCCTCAATGATTCGGCCTACGATGCTGATGTAGAAGCATCACAATTCTACGCCAAGCGACCACGATCGGGGAGGATGCGGGGAATCGTTGCTCTTATCGCCGCCTACTTATCGCCGCGggagaaacaaaagaagcaTCACCGCCAGCCCGCCGACGCTCGCCCACTGCTCGCCTCCGCCAACAACGCCACTCCCACTACCGCGTGGCATTCCTCCTCGCGACAATATCAAAGAATCAAATCATTGTCGCGGTGCTTGTGTTACCCTCTACTGGGACTCCTCGTCATGCT GGGCGTCGTCCAgttcatctccatcgcctGCAGCATCGccgtctccttctttcccgaCGAATTCGACCGTGCCATCGAGCGGTGGCGTCATAGCGACCAGCGATCCCCATCCGCGGACATCCTGCATTGGCCAACAGACATCTCCAGAGATATCGTCCCCGTGGGATGCCACTCTCACAATGACTACTGGCGCCCCGTGCCGTTGTTCTCTGCCCTGCAGGCTGGTTGTACCGGCGTGGAGGCCGATGTGTGGCTCGTCGAAGATGACCTCTACGTCGGCCATACCATGTCTGCGCTGACGCCCCAGCGAACTCTGCGCAACCTGTACATTAATCCGCTGCTGCGCATTCTCGAGCTGCAAAACCCCATCACCGACCTCCACCCTCAGCGCGACAGTCCGCCGCAAGGGGTCTTCGACATGGATCCCTCGCAAACCCTAATCCTGTTGATCGACTTTAAAACGGACGGTCAAGAAACTTGGAACTACGTGCATGCACAGCTCGCCCCGCTCCGCGAGCGCGGCtatctttccttcttcaacggcaCCGACATCATTCCGGGCCCCATAACCGTTGTCGGCACCGGCAATACCCCCTTCAACCTAGTCACGGCCAACACCACCTACCGCGATATCTTCTTCGATGCACCACTCGATAAACTTGTCGACGACAACATCACCGCCGAGGACTacaacaatgatgatgacgtcTCCCTCTCAAATCTCCCCGAAGCCACAAAAGACACAGGGATAGCCACCCGCGCCACCAAGAATGTCGGTCAAGGCCTGTCCGGCATTTCCGACGCAGATATCGGCCCCGACACCTTTGATTGGACCAATAGCTACTACGCTTCCGTCTCCTTCAAGAAATCCATCGGCATGCCCTGGTCCTTCCGGCTCTCCCAGCGCCAAGTCGATCAGATCCGCGCCCAGATCCGCGCCGCTCATCGTCACGGCCTTAAAGTCCGCTACTGGGGCGTACCCGCCTGGCCACGGAGTCTGCGCAACCATCTTTGGAGCTTACTCGTCCGCGAAGGTATCGACTATCTGAACGTGGATGATCTGCGCAGCGCCACTCGTCAGGATTGGCGACCTAGAATCTCGGATTGGTGGAGTTGA
- a CDS encoding uncharacterized protein (COG:S;~EggNog:ENOG410PPXZ;~InterPro:IPR038871) produces MPHKHKRREKDANTYDLPPTVIAKPLPVRDPSKPTKGKGKGGKGGKGGKPQTPAKPTNKAIGERKVKSKSTSEWADDTPRAFRHLLQLQQKQQNGAQQKKRKRNGINDSDSSDSDEDVPQTNNKNNKKKKKAATTTTTTTPTTTESSQAEEKTVKPQILPGEKLSDFAARVDREMPLSNMSRSTKPSATDVPKIRETRVTKHEKHLLRLQSQWRKEELEILEKEAAEREEREEEMEEQLRLWKEWEAEGGKRKAKKKGVQKQLQAKVEADPWAKLKKERMNKQISPLDVVQAPPQLTKPREVFKVRGGAKVDVANVPAAGGATSLRRREELANERRNIVEEYRRLMAEKRRG; encoded by the exons atgCCTCACAAACACAAGCGCCGTGAGAAGGATGCCAA CACCTACGACCTCCCCCCCACCGTAATCGCCAAACCCCTTCCCGTCCGCGAtccctccaaacccactAAAGGCAAAGGCAAAGGAGGCAAAGGAGGCAAGGGCGGCAAACCACAAACACCAGCCAAGCCCACAAATAAAGCCATCGGGGAACGCAAGGTCAAATCTAAGTCTACCTCAGAATGGGCCGACGACACTCCGCGCGCATTCCGCCACCTACTACAACTTCAGCAGAAGCAACAAAACGGCgcacagcagaagaagcgtAAACGTAACGGGATTAACGATTCCGATTCATCAGActccgacgaggatgttcctcaaacaaacaacaagaacaacaagaagaagaagaaggccgctacaaccactaccaccaccacacccaccactaCAGAAAGCTCGCAAGCCGAAGAGAAGACAGTAAAACCGCAAATCCTTCCCGGCGAGAAGCTCTCCGACTTCGCGGCGCGTGTCGATCGCGAAATGCCCCTCTCCAACATGTCGCGCAGCACGAAACCCTCCGCGACAGATGTGCCCAAGATCCGCGAAACGCGGGTGACGAAGCATGAGAAGCATCTGCTACGACTGCAATCGCAATGGCGGAAGGAAGAGTTGGAAATATTAGAGAAGGAGGCGGCGGAGCGGGAAGAGCgcgaagaggagatggaggagcagTTGCGGCTGTGGAAGGAGTGGGAGGCTGAGGGGGGCAagaggaaggcgaagaagaagggcgtgCAGAAACAGCTGCAGGCGAAGGTGGAGGCGGATCCGTGggcgaagttgaagaaggaacggATGAATAAACAGATCAGTCCGTTGGATGTGGTGCAGGCGCCGCCGCAATTGACGAAGCCGAGAGAGGTGTTTAAGGTGCGGGGTGGGGCGAAGGTAGATGTTGCGAATGtgcctgctgctggtggagcgACGAGTTTGAGGCGCAGAGAGGAATTGGCGAATGAGCGGAGGAATATTGTTGAGGAGTATCGGAGGTTGATGGctgagaagaggagggggtag
- the RRP5 gene encoding putative rRNA biogenesis protein RRP5 (BUSCO:EOG092603YJ;~COG:A;~EggNog:ENOG410PG56;~InterPro:IPR011990,IPR022967,IPR003029,IPR003107, IPR012340;~PFAM:PF00575;~go_function: GO:0003676 - nucleic acid binding [Evidence IEA];~go_function: GO:0005515 - protein binding [Evidence IEA];~go_process: GO:0006396 - RNA processing [Evidence IEA]) — translation MAPIKRKGNAAEEASARQPQKRVRVGAEDRKKDQKKQKTASNDSNPKPDANSAPKASELSVLRDDEPSFPRGGGSVLTPLERKQIQIQATKDVLFEQKGSKPSAGDFGDDGMEDTDMEDAGDDTKSAAAKKSRKKKTKGKKDTEKDATEKKDVRIEGLNFKRVVPGTMVLGQVSSINAHDIGLSLPNNLTGYVPLTSVSKVLEEKIEKILKDDGSDEEEDDEDDDSLDLHKYFYLGQYLRAYVVSAGSNAADASAKSRKRIELSVDPRQANSGLSKSDLVVNSAVQASVVSVEDHGLVMDLGLEGGEVKGFMSSKEVDPKTQPSTIKEGSVFLCMVTGQNANGSVIKLSANLQSAGSIKKSHYLSTAPTITSFLPGTAAEILLTDVSSTGMAGKIMGMLDATVDLVQSGGSSGKDDLTKKYSTGAKIKGRLVCTFPSAEPYKVGFSLLDHVAKFATEGGPGSSDDAPAISAIVPEAKVVKVEPGLGVYVQIGSTKHLGFVHVSRLADGQVETISPELGPFRVESVHEGRVVGYSAIDNLYLLSFEKKVIDQPFLRVEDVTVGAVVKGKVEKLLIGANGVDGLIVVLADGITGLVPSMHFADTPLQFPEKKFREGMTVSTRILSVNLEKRQIRLTLKKSLLNSESAIWKDYEEITPGTQSPGTIIKIQPHGAVVQFYGSIRGFLPVSEMSEAYIKDPSQHFRLGQVVNVHALSVDASREKLAVSCKDPETFTEAYRKAFENIHPGMLVSGTVFEKSADDTLLKLDDYGLVARLNVEHVVDGSPSKQASTLSKIRVGQKLNELMVIDIQRAHRLIRVTGRQSLKKAAKHGSIPSKFEDLKEGADVTGFIRNITMNGVFVEFLGGVIGLVPKRLVGDENVNKPDYDMARGQVVTATVHSVDADFKRFILSMNPSEATHAGAKKKAAAKPEPTPTDDAVANAIDEGIKSMSDFTFGRVTKCKVVSVRATQVNVQLADNIQGRIDVSEVFDKWEDIKDRKQPLRFFRPKQVISARILGIHDARNHKFLPISHRTGKFPVFELSVKPSFLQAANPSPLNLEQVQVGSTWVGFVNNVADDCLWINLSPNVRGRLRLMDASDDLSLLADVEKHYPVGSALKVHVSAVDADKGRLDLSAKQRSDKLVFEDVSVGMVLPGRVTKVTERQVIMQLSKSIVGAVDLIDMADDFSKANPTVYQKNEVLRACVVAIDKANKKISLSLRPSKVLSSSLPVQDKEITSIKQLKVNDIVRGFIRRVADNGLFVTVGRDVTAYVRISDLSDSYLKEWKDSFQADQLVKGRVTVSDSEQGKLQMSLKESVLDPNYKAPITLHDLKPGQIVTGKVRKVEEFGAFVVIDGSKNISGLCHRSEMAEGRVEDARTLYEEGDAVKAKILKIDRKQEKISFGLKASYFDEEEDSDEEEDDDSEGVSLDGFGGVDVDGSDDEESDVSMGGVDLEGDSDEESEEESDDEEMTDAPAKASRKDGGLGAGGFDWSGNNQDDDEAGARSDSDDEEDSRPKKKKNRKPEIQVDRTGDLDANGPQSVADYERLLLGEPDSSLLWLQYMAFQLELGEVEKAREIAERALRTITIGQDAEKLNIWVAMLNLENTYGNDDTLEDVFKRACQYNDTQEVYERTISIYIQSGKNEKADDLFQTALKKKVFGSPKFFVNYASFLFDTMAAPERARALLPRALQSLPSHTHVELTSKFGQLEFRSANGDIERGRTVFEGLLSSFPKKIDLWNILLDLEIKNGDAEQVRRLFERVLGIRDTKKGGAAAAVEASKKVRPKQAKFFFKKWLSFEEKLASAEGGNDKMVEEIKAKAADYVKSLQQE, via the exons ATGGCTCCAATTAAGCGCAAGGGCAATGCCGCCGAGGAGGCATCTGCCCGCCAACCTCAGAAGCGTGTCCGTGTCGGAGCAGAGGATCGCAAGAAGGAccagaagaaacagaaaactGCATCGAATGATAGCAATCCCAAGCCTGACGCAAACTCTGCGCCCAAGGCTTCGGAACTCTCCGTCCTGCGCGATGACGagccttccttccctcgtggtggtggaagcGTTTTGACGCCTCTCGAACGCaagcagatccagatccaggcAACAAAAGATGTCCTCTTCGAGCAGAAGGGCTCCAAGCCGTCTGCCGGCGActttggagatgatggaatggaagatACAGATATGGAAGACGCCGGCGACGATACGAAATCGGCTGCCGCGAAGAAATctcgcaagaagaagacaaagggaaagaaggataCAGAGAAGGATGcgacggagaagaaagatgttCGCATTGAGGGTCTCAATTTCAAG CGTGTTGTACCGGGAACTATGGTACTAGGACAGGTTTCGAGTATCAACGCTCACGACATCGGACTGTCCCTGCCCAACAATCTCACCGGTTACGTTCCTTTAACATCCGTGTCcaaggtgctggaggagaagattgagAAGATTCTCAAGGATGACGGaagcgacgaggaggaagatgatgaggacgacgacTCGCTAGACCTTCACAAATACTTCTACCTCGGCCAGTATCTGCGAGCATATGTTGTATCCGCGGGAAGCAATGCCGCCGATGCCAGTGCTAAGAGCAGGAAGCGCATCGAGCTTTCAGTTGACCCAAGACAGGCCAACTCGGGTCTTTCGAAATCGGATCTGGTCGTCAACTCCGCTGTTCAAGCCTCGGTTGTCAGTGTGGAAGATCATGGTCTGGTTATGGACCTGGGTCttgagggaggtgaggtcAAGGGATTTATGTCCTCCAAGGAAGTTGATCCCAAGACTCAGCCTTCCACTATCAAGGAAGGCTCGGTCTTCTTGTGTATGGTCACTGGCCAGAACGCTAACGGCAGTGTCATCAAGCTGTCCGCCAACCTCCAGTCCGCTGGTTCTATCAAAAAGTCACACTACCTCAGCACAGCTCCTACGATtacctctttcctcccaggTACCGCTGCGGAAATCCTTCTGACCGATGTTTCGTCAACTGGCATGGCCGGAAAGATCATGGGCATGCTGGATGCCACGGTCGATCTGGTTCAATCTGGGGGAAGCTCCGGAAAGGATGATCTGACCAAGAAATACAGCACTGGCGCCAAGATCAAGGGCCGTCTCGTCTGCACTTTCCCCTCCGCTGAGCCATACAAGGTTGGATTCTCGCTACTCGACCACGTCGCCAAATTTGCCACTGAGGGCGGCCCCGGTTCCTCGGACGACGCACCCGCCATCTCTGCCATTGTGCCGGAAGCTAAGGTGGTCAAGGTGGAACCCGGTCTCGGTGTGTACGTGCAGATCGGTTCGACTAAGCATCTCGGATTCGTTCACGTGTCGCGACTTGCAGATGGACAGGTAGAAACCATCTCGCCTGAGCTTGGACCCTTCCGAGTTGAATCGGTGCACGAGGGAAGAGTGGTCGGATACAGTGCCATTGATAACCTGTACCTCCTGTCTttcgagaagaaggtcattgATCAGCCTTTTCTCCGGGTCGAAGACGTGACTGTGGGTGCAGTTGtgaaaggaaaggtggaGAAGCTTCTCATCGGAGCCAACGGTGTCGATGGCCTGATTGTTGTCCTTGCAGATGGCATCACGGGTCTTGTTCCGTCTATGCATTTCGCCGATACTCCTCTGCAATTCCCCGAGAAGAAGTTCCGCGAGGGTATGACGGTGTCGACCAGGATCTTGTCGGTCAACTTGGAGAAGCGCCAGATCCGTCTGACGCTGAAGAAGAGCTTGTTGAACAGCGAATCTGCGATCTGGAAGGACTATGAAGAAATCACTCCTGGCACCCAGTCCCCGGGAACCATCATCAAGATTCAACCCCATGGTGCTGTGGTTCAGTTCTACGGTTCAATCCGCGGTTTCCTTCCTGTGTCGGAAATGAGCGAGGCATACATCAAGGACCCTTCACAACACTTCAGACTCGGTCAAGTGGTCAATGTTCACGCCTTGAGCGTGGATGCCTCTCGTGAGAAGCTTGCTGTCTCTTGCAAGGATCCCGAGACTTTCACCGAGGCTTACAGGAAGGCATTTGAGAACATTCACCCGGGCATGCTTGTCTCTGGTACAGTTTTCGAGAAGTCGGCCGACGATACGCTTCTTAAGTTGGATGATTATGGCCTTGTGGCTCGACTCAACGTTGAGCATGTGGTTGATGGCTCTCCTTCGAAGCAGGCCTCTACCCTTTCAAAGATCCGTGTTGGGCAGAAGCTCAATGAACTGATGGTGATCGACATTCAGCGCGCACATCGCCTCATCAGGGTAACGGGTAGACAGAGCCTGAAGAAGGCCGCTAAGCACGGCTCAATTCCGTCCAAGTTCGAGGACCTCAAGGAAGGTGCCGACGTTACGGGCTTCATCCGCAACATCACCATGAACGGTGTCTTCGTTGAATTCTTGGGTGGTGTTATTGGTCTCGTTCCTAAGCGacttgttggtgatgagaatGTCAACAAGCCGGACTATGACATGGCTCGGGGTCAAGTCGTCACCGCCACCGTTCATTCAGTCGATGCAGACTTTAAGCGGTTCATCCTCAGCATGAACCCTTCGGAGGCCACCCACGCCggtgcgaagaagaaggctgccgCCAAGCCCGAACCTACTCCCACTGACGATGCCGTCGCTAACGCTATTGACGAGGGCATCAAGTCGATGTCTGATTTTACCTTCGGAAGGGTCACAAAGTGCAAGGTCGTGTCTGTCAGAGCGACTCAGGTCAACGTTCAGCTGGCCGACAACATCCAGGGCCGCATCGACGTCTCTGAGGTGTTTGACAAGTGGGAGGACATCAAGGATCGCAAGCAgcccttgcgcttcttccgtCCCAAGCAGGTTATCTCAGCTAGGATTCTGGGTATCCACGACGCTCGCAATCACAAGTTCCTTCCTATCAGTCACCGGACCGGAAAGTTCCCGGTGTTCGAGCTGTCTGTGAAGCCAAGCTTCCTGCAGGCTGCCAACCCCAGTCCTTTGAACCTGGAGCAGGTCCAGGTTGGCTCGACATGGGTTGGTTTCGTCAACAACGTGGCCGATGACTGCCTTTGGATCAACTTGTCCCCCAATGTTCGCGGCAGACTGCGTCTTATGGACGCTTCCGATGACCTGTCCCTCCTTGCCGATGTGGAGAAGCACTATCCCGTGGGATCTGCGCTGAAGGTTCATGTTTCCGCGGTAGACGCTGACAAGGGCCGTCTGGATCTGTCCGCCAAACAGCGCTCCGATAAGCTTGTCTTTGAAGATGTTTCGGTTGGAATGGTTCTGCCGGGACGTGTCACTAAGGTCACTGAACGACAGGTCATTATGCAGCTCAGCAAATCGATTGTTGGTGCTGTTGATCTGATTGATATGGCTGATGATTTCAGCAAGGCCAATCCTACTGTGTACCAGAAGAACGAAGTGCTCCGCGCGTGTGTTGTTGCCATTGACAAGGCTAACAAGAagatctccctctctctgcGCCCGTCCAAGGTTCTCAGTTCCTCCCTGCCCGTCCAGGACAAGGAGATTACCTCCATCAAGCAACTCAAGGTGAACGACATTGTTCGGGGTTTCATCCGGAGGGTTGCAGACAACGGACTCTTCGTTACGGTCGGTCGCGATGTTACTGCTTATGTCCGCATCTCTGACCTTTCCGATTCCTACCtcaaggagtggaaggaCTCTTTCCAGGCCGACCAACTGGTCAAGGGCCGTGTTACTGTGTCCGACTCGGAGCAAGGCAAGCTGCAGATGAGCTTGAAGGAGTCTGTTCTGGACCCCAACTACAAGGCTCCCATCACGCTTCACGACCTCAAGCCTGGCCAGATTGTTACTGGTAAGGTCCGCAAGGTCGAGGAGTTCGGTGCCTTTGTCGTCATCGACGGTTCTAAGAACATCAGCGGTCTTTGCCACCGCAGTGAAATGGCTGAGGGTCGTGTGGAAGATGCCCGGACCTTGTACGAAGAGGGCGATGCTGTGAAGGCCAAGATCCTCAAGATCGACCGtaagcaggagaagatctctTTCGGACTGAAGGCTTCCTActtcgatgaggaggaggacagcgacgaagaagaggatgacgactCTGAAGGCGTCAGCTTGGATGGCttcggtggtgttgatgtcGACGGcagcgacgatgaggagagtGACGTTTCCATGGGCGGAGTCGACCTCGAGGGTGATAGTGACGAGGAgtccgaagaagagagtgaCGACGAGGAAATGACTGATGCACCAGCCAAGGCAAGCCGGAAAGATGGCGGActcggtgctggtggtttCGACTGGAGCGGCAACAACcaggacgacgatgaggcTGGTGCCCGCTCAGActcggatgacgaggaggattcgcgacccaagaagaagaagaaccgcAAGCCCGAGATCCAGGTCGACCGGACCGGTGATCTGGATGCTAACGGACCCCAGTCTGTCGCCGACTACGAACGACTACTGCTCGGTGAGCCCGACTCCTCTCTCCTGTGGCTTCAGTACATGGCCTTCCAGTTGGAGCTGGGTGAGGTCGAAAAGGCTCGTGAGATTGCCGAGCGTGCTCTgcgcaccatcaccatcggcCAGGACGCTGAGAAGCTGAACATCTGGGTGGCCATGCTCAACTTGGAGAACACCTACGGCAACGACGACACTCTGGAGGACGTCTTCAAGCGTGCGTGCCAGTACAACGATACCCAGGAGGTTTACGAGCGGACGATCAGCATCTACATCCAATCTGGCAAGAACGAG AAAGCGGATGATCTCTTCCAGACCGctctcaagaagaaggtcttCGGATCCCCCAAGTTCTTCGTCAACTACGCCAGCTTCCTGTTCGACACCATGGCTGCTCCCGAGCGCGCTCGTGCGCTACTGCCTCGCGCCCTGCAGTCCCTGCCTTCCCACACCCACGTCGAGTTGACTTCCAAGTTCGGCCAGCTGGAGTTCCGCTCGGCTAACGGCGACATTGAGCGTGGTCGCACGGTGTTCGAGGGTCTGCTGTCCTCGTTCCCCAAGAAGATCGATCTCTGGAACATCCTCTTGGATCTGGAGATCAAGAACGGCGATGCCGAGCAGGTCCGCCGTCTGTTCGAGCGGGTCCTGGGCATCCGCGACACGAAGAAGGGtggcgctgccgccgccgtcgaGGCCAGCAAGAAGGTTCGGCCTAAGCAGGCGAAATTCTTCTTCAAGAAGTGGCTCTCCtttgaggagaagctggcgTCGGCAGAGGGTGGAAATGACAAGATGgtcgaggagatcaaggccaaggcggCCGACTACGTTAAGTCCTTGCAGCAGGAGTAG